The Candidatus Polarisedimenticolaceae bacterium genome includes a window with the following:
- the rpsL gene encoding 30S ribosomal protein S12 translates to MPTISQLVRMGRDLQKSRTKSPALVSCPQKRGVCTRVYTSTPKKPNSALRKVARVRLTNSIEVTTYIPGVGHNLQEHSIVMIRGGRVKDLPGVRYHVIRGTLDATGVDGRRQSRSKYGAKRPKA, encoded by the coding sequence GTGCCGACGATCAGTCAGTTGGTCCGAATGGGCCGGGACCTCCAGAAGAGCCGGACGAAGTCGCCGGCCCTGGTCTCCTGTCCCCAGAAACGCGGGGTCTGCACCCGCGTCTACACCTCGACTCCGAAAAAGCCGAACTCGGCCCTCCGCAAGGTGGCCCGCGTCCGGCTGACCAATTCGATCGAGGTCACGACGTACATCCCCGGGGTGGGGCACAACCTCCAGGAGCACTCGATCGTCATGATCCGCGGGGGCCGCGTGAAGGACCTCCCGGGCGTGCGGTATCACGTGATCCGGGGCACCCTCGATGCGACCGGGGTGGACGGGCGGCGCCAGAGCCGCTCCAAGTACGGCGCCAAGCGGCCCAAGGCCTAG
- the rpsG gene encoding 30S ribosomal protein S7, with the protein MPRRGNVPKRDPLPDPVYQSPLVTKFINCLMVDGKKAVAEDIFYGAMTTVQDRAKEDALKVFRKAIDNVKPMLEVKSRRVGGSNYQVPVEVRPERRTALAIRWLISYSRERSEKSMREKLANEILDASALRGGAFKKKEDTHKMAEANKAFAHYRW; encoded by the coding sequence ATGCCCAGGCGCGGAAACGTTCCCAAGCGGGATCCCCTTCCCGATCCCGTGTACCAGTCGCCGCTGGTCACGAAGTTCATCAACTGCCTGATGGTCGACGGCAAGAAGGCGGTCGCCGAGGACATCTTCTACGGCGCCATGACCACCGTGCAGGATCGCGCCAAGGAAGACGCCCTGAAGGTGTTCCGCAAGGCGATCGACAACGTCAAGCCGATGCTCGAGGTCAAGTCCCGGCGCGTCGGCGGCTCGAACTACCAGGTCCCGGTCGAGGTCCGTCCCGAGCGCCGGACGGCCCTCGCGATCCGCTGGCTGATCTCCTACTCGCGCGAGCGGTCGGAGAAGTCGATGCGCGAAAAGCTGGCGAACGAGATCCTGGATGCCTCCGCGCTGCGCGGCGGCGCCTTCAAGAAGAAGGAAGACACGCACAAGATGGCGGAGGCCAACAAGGCTTTCGCGCATTACCGCTGGTAG